A single window of Carassius auratus strain Wakin chromosome 9, ASM336829v1, whole genome shotgun sequence DNA harbors:
- the LOC113109081 gene encoding serine/threonine-protein kinase pim-3-like — translation VFDVCNIAGSGRSRSRSAAVSQTDDQELERRGSGDGAQEPLPNPNQPLSQELPGYIAPLPSELAVSVSTDQPHRKRKWQSGSQEDEHPSPSYRRAAKRSRREAYVKGPLLGRGGFGSVYAGTRRSDGLPVAIKYVSKRGTQRLRVEGQGRLPLEVALMTLVNSAPACPNVLKLLEWFDRPRRYTMILERPLPCQDLESFCEENGRLEERLAKKVLLQLITALKHCESRGVLHRDVKPENLLISTDSHDIKLLDFGCGDLLKDSAYKHFAGTLQYAPPEWFRHHRYHAGPATVWSVGVTLYNILCSCFPFRGALRVTSKSRLLFPRELSTECRQLIRWCLSAAASDRPSLDDIERHPWLH, via the exons GTGTTTGATGTGTGTAATATTGCAGGCTCGGGCCGCTCCAGATCCAGGAGTGCTGCTGTCTCTCAGACGGATGATCAGGAGCTTGAGAGACGTGGCTCTGGTGACGGCGCTCAGGAACCGCTGCCAAACCCAAACCAGCCGCTGAGCCAAGAGCTGCCTGGATACATCGCACCTCTGCCTTCAGAGTTGGCCGTTTCTGTGTCCACAGATCAGCCtcacaggaagaggaagtggcaGAGCGGCAGCCAGGAGGATGAGCATCCGTCTCCTTCATACAGAAGAGCTGCCAAACGCTCCCGCAGAG AAGCGTATGTGAAGGGCCCATTGCTGGGGCGAGGAGGATTCGGCTCTGTGTATGCTGGGACCCGCAGGTCTGATGGACTGCCA GTTGCCATCAAGTACGTCTCTAAACGAGGAACACAGAGACTGAGAGTT GAAGGTCAGGGTCGGCTGCCGCTGGAGGTGGCGTTGATGACCCTGGTCAATTCGGCTCCTGCCTGCCCCAACGTCCTGAAGCTGCTGGAGTGGTTTGACCGTCCCAGACGCTACACCATGATCCTGGAGCGCCCGCTTCCTTGCCAAGATCTGGAGAGTTTCTGTGAGGAGAACGGACGCCTGGAGGAGAGACTGGCCAAGAAAGTGCTGCTGCAGCTGATCACGGCGCTGAAACACTGCGAGAGCCGTGGAGTCCTGCACCGGGACGTCAAACCAGAGAACCTGCTGATCTCCACAGACTCACATGACATCAAGCTGCTGGACTTCGGCTGTGGAGATCTGCTGAAAGACTCGGCCTACAAACACTTTGCAG GCACTCTTCAGTACGCCCCTCCTGAGTGGTTTCGGCATCACCGTTATCATGCGGGACCGGCTACGGTTTGGTCAGTGGGGGTGACGCTCTACAACATCCTGTGCAGCTGTTTCCCCTTCAGAGGCGCATTGAGGGTCACCTCCAAAAGCAGACTGCTCTTTCCTAGAGAGCTGTCGACAG AGTGCCGTCAGCTGATTCGCTGGTGCCTCAGTGCAGCGGCATCAGATCGGCCCAGTTTAGACGACATTGAGCGCCACCCCTGGTTACACTGA
- the LOC113109080 gene encoding serine/threonine-protein kinase pim-3-like produces MAHLGERRGSGRSRSRSAAVSQTDDQELERRGSGDGAQEPLPNPNQPLSQELPGYIAPLPSELAVSVSTDQPHRKRKWQSGSQEDEHPSPSYRRAAKRSRREAYVKGPLLGRGGFGSVYAGTRRSDGLPVAIKYVSKRGTQRLRVEGQGRLPLEVALMTLVNSAPACPNVLKLLEWFDRPRRYTMILERPLPCQDLESFCEENGRLEERLAKKVLLQLITALKHCESRGVLHRDVKPENLLISTDSHDIKLLDFGCGDLLKDSAYKHFAGTLQYAPPEWFRHHRYHAGPATVWSVGVTLYNILCSCFPFRGALRVTSKSRLLFPRELSTECRQLIRWCLSAAASDRPSLDDIERHPWLH; encoded by the exons ATGGCTCATTTGGGTGAAAGACGAG GCTCGGGCCGCTCCAGATCCAGGAGTGCTGCTGTCTCTCAGACGGATGATCAGGAGCTTGAGAGACGTGGCTCTGGTGACGGCGCTCAGGAACCGCTGCCAAACCCAAACCAGCCGCTGAGCCAAGAGCTGCCTGGATACATCGCACCTCTGCCTTCAGAGTTGGCCGTTTCTGTGTCCACAGATCAGCCtcacaggaagaggaagtggcaGAGCGGCAGCCAGGAGGATGAGCATCCGTCTCCTTCATACAGAAGAGCTGCCAAACGCTCCCGCAGAG AAGCGTATGTGAAGGGCCCATTGCTGGGGCGAGGAGGATTCGGCTCTGTGTATGCTGGGACCCGCAGGTCTGATGGACTGCCA GTTGCCATCAAGTACGTCTCTAAACGAGGAACACAGAGACTGAGAGTT GAAGGTCAGGGTCGGCTGCCGCTGGAGGTGGCGTTGATGACCCTGGTCAATTCGGCTCCTGCCTGCCCCAACGTCCTGAAGCTGCTGGAGTGGTTTGACCGTCCCAGACGCTACACCATGATCCTGGAGCGCCCGCTTCCTTGCCAAGATCTGGAGAGTTTCTGTGAGGAGAACGGACGCCTGGAGGAGAGACTGGCCAAGAAAGTGCTGCTGCAGCTGATCACGGCGCTGAAACACTGCGAGAGCCGTGGAGTCCTGCACCGGGACGTCAAACCAGAGAACCTGCTGATCTCCACAGACTCACATGACATCAAGCTGCTGGACTTCGGCTGTGGAGATCTGCTGAAAGACTCGGCCTACAAACACTTTGCAG GCACTCTTCAGTACGCCCCTCCTGAGTGGTTTCGGCATCACCGTTATCATGCGGGACCGGCTACGGTTTGGTCAGTGGGGGTGACGCTCTACAACATCCTGTGCAGCTGTTTCCCCTTCAGAGGCGCATTGAGGGTCACCTCCAAAAGCAGACTGCTCTTTCCTAGAGAGCTGTCGACAG AGTGCCGTCAGCTGATTCGCTGGTGCCTCAGTGCAGCGGCATCAGATCGGCCCAGTTTAGACGACATTGAGCGCCACCCCTGGTTACACTGA
- the LOC113109082 gene encoding serine/threonine-protein kinase pim-3-like — translation MAHLGERRGSGRSRSRSAAVSQTDDQELERRGSGDGLPGYIAPLPSELAVSVSTDQPHRKRKWQSGSQEDEHPSPSYRRAAKRSRREAYVKGPLLGRGGFGSVYAGTRRSDGLPVAIKYVSKRGTQRLRVEGQGRLPLEVALMTLVNSAPACPNVLKLLEWFDRPRRYTMILERPLPCQDLESFCEENGRLEESLAKKVLLQLITALKHCESRGVLHRDVKPENLLISTDSHDIKLLDFGCGDLLKDSAYKHFAGTLQYAPPEWFRHHRYHAGPATVWSVGVTLYNILCSCFPFRGALRVTSKSRLLFPRELSTECRQLIRWCLSAAASDRPSLDDIERHPWLH, via the exons ATGGCTCATTTGGGTGAAAGACGAG GCTCGGGCCGCTCCAGATCCAGGAGTGCTGCTGTCTCTCAGACGGATGATCAGGAGCTTGAGAGACGTGGCTCTGGTGACGGC CTGCCTGGATACATCGCACCTCTGCCTTCAGAGTTGGCCGTTTCTGTGTCCACAGATCAGCCtcacaggaagaggaagtggcaGAGCGGCAGCCAGGAGGATGAGCATCCGTCTCCTTCATACAGAAGAGCTGCCAAACGCTCCCGCAGAG AAGCGTATGTGAAGGGCCCATTGCTGGGGCGAGGAGGATTCGGCTCTGTGTATGCTGGGACCCGCAGGTCTGATGGACTGCCA GTTGCCATCAAGTACGTCTCTAAACGAGGAACACAGAGACTGAGAGTT GAAGGTCAGGGTCGGCTGCCGCTGGAGGTGGCGTTGATGACCCTGGTCAATTCGGCTCCTGCCTGCCCCAACGTCCTGAAGCTGCTGGAGTGGTTTGACCGTCCCAGACGCTACACCATGATCCTGGAGCGCCCGCTTCCTTGCCAAGATCTGGAGAGTTTCTGTGAGGAGAACGGACGCCTGGAGGAGAGTCTGGCCAAGAAAGTGCTGCTGCAGCTGATCACGGCGCTGAAACACTGCGAGAGCCGTGGAGTCCTGCACCGGGACGTCAAACCAGAGAACCTGCTGATCTCCACAGACTCACATGACATCAAGCTGCTGGACTTCGGCTGTGGAGATCTGCTGAAAGACTCGGCCTACAAACACTTTGCAG GCACTCTTCAGTACGCCCCTCCTGAGTGGTTTCGGCATCACCGTTATCATGCGGGACCGGCTACGGTTTGGTCAGTGGGGGTGACGCTCTACAACATCCTGTGCAGCTGTTTCCCCTTCAGAGGCGCATTGAGGGTCACCTCCAAAAGCAGACTGCTCTTTCCTAGAGAGCTGTCGACAG AGTGCCGTCAGCTGATTCGCTGGTGCCTCAGTGCAGCGGCATCAGATCGGCCCAGTTTAGACGACATTGAGCGCCACCCCTGGTTACACTGA
- the LOC113109083 gene encoding serine/threonine-protein kinase pim-3-like codes for MTLVNSAPACPNVLKLLEWFDRPRRYTMILERPLPCQDLESFCEENGRLEERLAKKVLLQLITALKHCESRGVLHRDVKPENLLISTDSHDIKLLDFGCGDLLKDSAYKHFAGTLQYAPPEWFRHHRYHAGPATVWSVGVTLYNILCSCFPFRGALRVTSKSRLLFARELSTGKRQKSGPDPGEACGFVFLNTVLCVTECRQLIRWCLSAAASDRPSLDDIERHPWLH; via the exons ATGACCCTGGTCAATTCGGCTCCTGCCTGCCCCAACGTCCTGAAGCTGCTGGAGTGGTTTGACCGTCCCAGACGCTACACCATGATCCTGGAGCGCCCGCTTCCTTGCCAAGATCTGGAGAGTTTCTGTGAGGAGAACGGACGCCTGGAGGAGAGACTGGCCAAGAAAGTGCTGCTGCAGCTGATCACGGCGCTGAAACACTGCGAGAGCCGTGGAGTCCTGCACCGGGACGTCAAACCAGAGAACCTGCTGATCTCCACAGACTCACATGACATCAAGCTGCTGGACTTCGGCTGTGGAGATCTGCTGAAAGACTCGGCCTACAAACACTTTGCAG GCACTCTTCAGTACGCCCCTCCTGAGTGGTTTCGGCATCACCGTTATCATGCGGGACCGGCTACGGTTTGGTCAGTGGGGGTGACGCTCTACAACATCCTGTGCAGCTGTTTCCCCTTCAGAGGCGCATTGAGGGTCACCTCCAAAAGCAGACTGCTCTTTGCTAGAGAGCTGTCGACAGGCAAGAGACAGAAATCAGGTCCAGATCCAGGTGAAGCGTGTGGTTTTGTGTTCCTGAACACTGTGTTGTGTGTAACAGAGTGCCGTCAGCTGATTCGCTGGTGCCTCAGTGCAGCGGCATCAGATCGGCCCAGTTTAGACGACATTGAGCGCCACCCCTGGTTACACTGA